The DNA segment TTATATCAAAATTTGATATTAACCGGTTTTTTAGGTGGTTTTACAACTTTTTCAACCTTCAGCCTTGATACATTAAGCCTTATGCAACAAGGATATTATATGCGTGCACTTATTTATATCTTATTATCACTTGCTCTAGGTATCATAGCCGTTACAATTGGCTATGTTTTAGCGAAAAATATTTAACATCTTATACGTGACTTCTTTTAATATTTGGATTACACTGGCTAACTTTTAAACTAAAAATATCAAAATATTTTTAGTTTAGCATTTGATTTATGATTAATAAATATAGATTAGGGTAGCAAAAGTAAAGATGATTAACTCTATTAAACATTTTTTAATGCCATTTGGTGGTAAATACCATATTGATTTTTTATCTGGGTTAACGGTCGCATTAGCACTTATTCCTGAAGCCATTGCTTTTGCTTTAGTGGCCCATGTTTCACCTTTAGTTGGGCTTTATGCTGCATTTTTTATGTGTTTAATTACGGCTATTTTTGGTGGTAGGCCTGGTATGATTTCTGGTGCAACTGGTTCTATGGCCATTGTGATGGTTGCATTAGTCAGCCAACATGGCATCAATTATCTATTTGCAACCATTATCTTAACTGGAATTATACAGATTTTAATTGGTGTATTAAAATTAGGCAAACTCATTCGTATGATGCCTAAGTCAGTTATGGTTGGCTTTGTTAATGGACTTGCCATTGTTATTTTCTTAGCACAATTAGAGCAATTTAAAATAGGGCCCGTTGATCATAGAGTTTGGTTAGAAGGTTCTACATTATATATCATGATTGCTTTAGTAATCTTAGCAATGCTAATTACTCAATATTTACCAAAACTCACTAAATCAATTCCTTCAGCATTAACTGCAATTATTGTTGTTACACTCATTGCACATCTTAGTGGTTTAGATATTCGAGTCGTTAAAGACATGATGCAAGGCACTAGCCTTAGTGCAGGACTACCTGAATTTAGCATTCCAAGTATTCCATTTAACCTTGAAACCTTAAAAATTATTTTTCCCTATGCTGTTATTTTAGCCATCATTGGTTTGTCTGAATCATTAATGACCTTAGCATTAATTGATGAGCAAACCAAAACCCGAGGTCATGGTAATCGTGAATGCATTGCCCAAGGTTCTGCAAATATTGTTTGTGGATTTTTTAAAAGCATGGGTGGCTGTGCAATGATTGGCCAAAGTATGATTAATATCACATCAGGTGGTCGAGGTCGTTTATCTGGTATTACCGCAGGCATCTTTTTAATTATTTTCATTGTTGTAGCCTGGCCATTAATTCAAATGATTCCTTTAGCTGCATTAGTTGGCGTTATGTTTATGGTCGTAATTAAAACATTTGAGTGGGCAACTTTTAAATTTATTCGAAAAATTCCATTACATGATGCATTAATTATTATTACTGTGACAATCGTTACGGTATTAAGCGATCTTGCTATTGCTGTTATTGTTGGTGTTATTATGGCCTCACTTGTCTTTGCCTGGGAAAGTGCTAAAAATATTTATACCGAAGAAAAAATTAATAATGATGATAATGGTGAAAAACAAAAAGAATATATTTTGCATGGACCTTTATTTTTTGGTTCAACCACACACTTTAAAACCTTATTTAAATATGATGAAGATCCTAGTGAAGTCATTATTGATTTTAAATACTCACGTGTCTGTGATCACTCTGCAATCGATGCAATTAATAGTATTGCAGATACTTATACCAATTTAGGTAAAAATCTACATCTTAGACATCTAAGTTCAGAATGTTTAGAGCTTTTAGGTAAAGCCAAAAACCTTGTTGAAGTCAATGTATTAGAGGATCCAGATTATCATATCGCTTCTGATAAGCTTGGGTAATTTATTCACATTTTTTATCTGTTTCTTTCAGCCCAGGAAACTCCTTATAAAATGAAGGCGGTAAGATATCAATTTTTAACTTTTTAGCTGCATATAAGACTAAGGGTAAGGTTACAACTGTACCTGGAATTAAGCATAATGCACCTAAGCCCGCAGCTTTTAACAACTCACGAAACTTTTTGTTTGCTTGGTTCATATCTTCAGAACTTGCATGACCAAGCATATATTTGCCATAAATTTCAAGTACTTCTTTACTATTTTCACTTTCATTAACAAAGATGTTTTTTATTTTCAATAGCGTTGATTTTGCTGATAATCCTACCGAACGAATATGTTCAATAATATTTA comes from the bacterium SCSIO 12844 genome and includes:
- a CDS encoding SulP family inorganic anion transporter, with protein sequence MINSIKHFLMPFGGKYHIDFLSGLTVALALIPEAIAFALVAHVSPLVGLYAAFFMCLITAIFGGRPGMISGATGSMAIVMVALVSQHGINYLFATIILTGIIQILIGVLKLGKLIRMMPKSVMVGFVNGLAIVIFLAQLEQFKIGPVDHRVWLEGSTLYIMIALVILAMLITQYLPKLTKSIPSALTAIIVVTLIAHLSGLDIRVVKDMMQGTSLSAGLPEFSIPSIPFNLETLKIIFPYAVILAIIGLSESLMTLALIDEQTKTRGHGNRECIAQGSANIVCGFFKSMGGCAMIGQSMINITSGGRGRLSGITAGIFLIIFIVVAWPLIQMIPLAALVGVMFMVVIKTFEWATFKFIRKIPLHDALIIITVTIVTVLSDLAIAVIVGVIMASLVFAWESAKNIYTEEKINNDDNGEKQKEYILHGPLFFGSTTHFKTLFKYDEDPSEVIIDFKYSRVCDHSAIDAINSIADTYTNLGKNLHLRHLSSECLELLGKAKNLVEVNVLEDPDYHIASDKLG
- the crcB gene encoding fluoride efflux transporter CrcB; its protein translation is MNYLVLFIGGGLGTLCRYLVYQCYNRLEIIFPLGTITVNIAGSFIIGFLSVLLIQKLHLHQLYQNLILTGFLGGFTTFSTFSLDTLSLMQQGYYMRALIYILLSLALGIIAVTIGYVLAKNI